The DNA region tacatacatataatgtaaggacttccatatattgctgaccaggaaaaactttaagttctaacacgctgtcagcgcgtgcctcggtgtccccacagtgcacccacagtcctttgcatgcaccggtgcgcccttaaaactgcaggagccttcttacaggcatgatttttatgatcgcgcattgcatttgtttgactttattaggctaaaacttttgttctaactcagactttcagtttcatgatgcaggccccaggtgctacacagttaatggtccctgagtgcaccacagctttcgctataaaacaatctctctacagccatatttgggggctgccacaggggtggccagaggtttccaaggagggatgtggccgccccttggaggcgcccttgacattaagaggtggggagatacagtatattgtcacactgggcctcctgaccctttgggccagtaaggccagtgtctctctccggtaggcgatcacctctttatggtgtctttcatactgctccatcagggctgccggttcctcccggatgcccctcagaacagatattttttccaccttcagacctgaggagctcttcactacattggcagcgaatgtttctgcaccagtgggcttgagtgcgtggggggaaggaggggcgtgtggtgacaaggaagcaggatggttggggtttggtgatctaccagactgaaaggtattctggggactcaggggacagtgtcgccctgatgtagaggggcctataggagggatggctgatgtagaggagccaggtgtggaggtgccacacattgaggaaccctggtgatcacactacagggggacaaatgttggtgggccaagaggaagtggctggggagtagaaagcacagatgtctgggaggtgggtagactacagagatttatgcaccccgggactccctcaagtgcttctgagatctaggatggccaatactcggtcctccccaggagtgagagaatgcagactggtgctccccccagcccacctcacctgctccctccagagtgctgcaaccatccttttggtgatgctgacatcgtccctgcacttcctcctcataccctctgccaggcggcagcagccatggcccgcagaatgtatcttttttctttcatctcctgctatatattttcctgatatatatttgtcttttgcaaagtgcatcgtggtataggaaacgtaccccagagcaggacttcagactaaaccattttcgggaagggtaggtgtgcttggggtgaaaaaactttacattaactggtgagatagattaattttatctgtacttttttgaatatgaagaattatattattttgggggatatctccctattttactgctggagggagcccctccccccaaatttatgcctgacccacaaacccacacactgttcacagatgagaacagcgcagaccctgcacggtcatgtttggcaactccttccaattttatagcccaaaccaggagtaaaagatgtcgaaaatcagacccttcataaacttttctatcttcaatgatactccataatgctgcttaaaatgaagcaatgcacgcacaagttaaagctcttttcgttttaatgaatgaggaaagaaatagttttggataaagaaatgaattagtcttttttttccatgtgagcatcctcctgcagcctttaaatatggaaaagtggctgatggatggacttctgagtgaaactcattaccccaaattttcttaaattggcttatatatttacaacatggtgactgcaacaataatacacctacgactgtggtgttctacctagagcaccactagagggagctcacacattctattgtacttgccacagtaacaacagtgatgtataggaacagttagaagccggtaatttatatataaaaaatgtaatttcattaatctgaatgggtgggcccagctgtcaatcccacccaggcctatccatagctccgcctctgtgtcagtccatctctttgcagtccaagttgtacatctaccaatctggacagcaaatttacaaccgttctgtttcggtggttatatttaaggaatgtcacattagtaaattcacgctttacatgaacatctgaaatgggcagagacaaaatctgcagtacaggcagaccaatgtctttaaaactcctttttccttcagcaccctcatactgcaaaacctcaatccaaagttctccatgttgttcatctctgtgaaactgcaacaggagagctctctccactggttttctaattcaccaagggaacaggaaaggccctcttttggtaggctgcctactgcaggtaatcttacccggggatgtagcatctccagcttactcaagtgactctggaagtcgcatttgatactgtgtccagaagcagtccatgctgcgcttaggaatgacgtctgtttcagtgtagaattgactgtaaattcctagcaaaaaaaactgccagaaaagtattgcaaaattgctgttaatcactgtaaaacccccagctccatgggtgtccctacaggtggctgccctttgctgccaggcttgctgtcaccttcgtctgtgcccatgtgtcaagtagggcaaaatggggtaggtgaaaatagaatttccccaaggggagtaacaaagtaccttcatttcatttagaaaagaattccaaaatgtcttttacaggttttgtcgtatgtaaattacagcaattgtcttttttaaacagaaaaataacaattaactgtaatctagtttaaaatgttatcatgtattctattcaaattattgaagttacctggcaactggaattggcaaatactattgattccaatgaaacatttgaaaccacaaaatcacatgaagaaaacgtacgctgaccgttactgaaacgacctggtatctgtttcatacctcactttacaacacacaggacttttttttaacaatttaaaggcacaagttattttacgtcatggccaagccacctttgctagtttaatggcagaaaaatagtcaaagccaggcgcctggtccacaagggatgtactcagtcactgctgtgtttatggtttaaacatgctataaactaattttttctaacattttctttaagagctaggtgcacttgcaccttggtggattgctattatatttgtggatttgccaggtagaagaaaagaatgcttctctacagagatacagaaacaaatctgcttgtacacaatgtgaaagcgtttgagcagaccatctacaacaacagcaggattccaccaaagtagaggtctgcattcccgtagaatccatggcaattaagtgcagggcaggacaaactttcatttttgaatgcaggagcacaagggaagtgactgatatgctcgcagtaaaaagaatgaaacaagtgctttttgttatcaaacaattatttatttgcatgagtaaatagaaaattacacaacaaagtatagcacgatatcacaacattacattgtctcaaagcgctttagagcacccccacccaaagcccccagtgagtaagccataggcgacagtggcaaggaaaaactccctagaaggaagaaaccttgggaggcaccagactcaaaggggaagcccaaacctccaggggccggcagggagagtgaaaaacacacacatcagataactgcaacaggtattcttctacatatcctatacatatgcatggtacagtggttagcactgttgcctcacacctctgggaacatttatccattttctaaaaccgcttctcctgttcagggatgtggggatcaatttgccttttggaacaggcggtcagatggatcccagaggctacaggcacgaggcagggaacaacccaggatgggacaccaacccatcacagggcaggctcacacacacagatcattcacacacacacacacacacacaaacactcaccattcattcacacaccattcataaacaccattcacacaccagtcactcacacagcattcactcacacacacaccattcataaacaccattcacacagcattcactcacacacaccattcataaacaccagacacacaccagtcactcacacaccattcactccccattcacacacacatagaccattcacatacaccatatactcacacacaccattcactcacacacgccattaccactcacactcactcacacacgccattacctcacacacaccattcacacacctgtcactcacacacaccattcaatcaccattctcatacacacacacacacacacaccacttacacacaccattcacacccatcattaccaaacacactcacataccattgacatataccacattcccatttgatgtggacaccttcacactgcctgcttctagattatttatgttcaggtgttccactaataatttgtccactttagttccagcaatttcccaattaagagcattcagctggaattcactgtctacaacctctatctccacatccataatttccaattcaaattctgaattaaaacccctctctgcagtctcctccaatttgacctctccaatttgtatttcgacaatttcaaatttatcatttacaccatctagctcaaactggcagaggtcgaccactacggctcctattttcagcctgtcttggtggtcatctgcaggctttatggagactgtcctttcatttaacagaaaaacctctaacccatgcatgtctaaccccttatccctcccaggctggttgatgggtggagttgctggggagcactctccttcttcaccccagcagatgatctcatcccacttgtcccaggctgcccaatacacatcatccgtccagctaactgccttggcaattggctttcgggtgtgtgacacgatggaacggtcagcctggtcagagggtgattctgctggggagcacagctcttcctcatcttcccagtcaatcacttccatccacttgtcccaagttgcccagtatcgatcgttgctccagctgacagcttttgcaattcgtttgtttctgaatgaggaaaaacacacaagcaatacaatagagctgtcagtcactcctggcacatggaattcagttctgcactgacaccttcgcaatgaacaactgcattatagcataggaaactagttaactttcacatacaatttacatataatcaagaaagaagcctggaacaattttaaattttactaaatggcaatatactgattttagtcaccaaacaaacttttcaggtcttgcttcactacttttatctgtgtttgttgcaatacatctgccctctcctggtctgctggaatatcattgctgtaggcagcaccgagcgcaaccacccgcatcctcttccgaatgcaacatgaaagcgcgggaaagcgcacgtgcaaaagtgaaatatcatctagactttgcggcacaggaaactagccgacttgcacataaaatttaaatataaccaacacagtagcccgcaacaatattcactttatttaaaagcaatgaactaatttactcacaagcaagcgcaattatttacttaagcgcagtaaagcgcacgcggaaaagcgaaatatcaactacactttgcgcataaaatttaaatataattaacattgtaccccggaacaaaatcactttatttaaaagcaatatactgactttactcaccaaacatattttaatatacatgcaaatttgacagatactaaataagaaaaattatccgataaaatgggagcagaaaagcaacgtacctcgtcatcttggtgcagaaaacaagtgaagctgcgtctttcaaaccggcagcgtcccacgtgccgaagagtcaaatgtaatcaagcaacacggcccacacaattaaataataacatcataataattatagctcttgtataattattctatatattattctataattagaggaacagacttttataagttaacttgttcaccgagaatagtatacaacaccgtaagcatataacccttaaaggatgattaattaaaattcgcacattcatcctgcataacataaaacaatgacttaaagagacttaatatgaaatgaacgctactgtccgagggcatttatctccacaaatcgctatgtaacataatgtcttaaatactctgattttcagaatgacagaatcttaacatttaaaactttgttttgcgataccgatacgtagtgatattggtatgtggaacaacgttatgttacacacgcctcccacaattcaagaagctgtagttagattaagagcgtattcacaatttacccgtttgccttttaccgtgactgagcacgatcccccaccccagctggtctgcattccccacattgcaattaacgatcctggcctcagcgcttttgttaccgtgggactttgttatgttgaagaaaacattagaagggaacttctgtcgcacaactgaatgaaatttatgattaatgcatggcagcattctccaagtacagtgggacggactccccaacggaccgagagtgcttgtgatgtaaaatacaccaagataattcagttcctttaaagagcggttcttttaatactctgtattataattttcgtgtgctgtccccttaaaaagcatattaccagtattccttattcaaattgtcccattaaaaactacaatccccaaacgtcaaattgcatgcttctgcatgtcacctacacttcagacttcatcctcaaaatcaaagcagtattaacacaagcgacatgtgccatcacttaaagccaatgtaacttttttaaaataaagtctgtttcaactggatttttacctaagtaaaacaaccattttatgttctatttatcttaaaactactgaaacaaataattggctacaatgcagttccgtaaattatgtcctgcattctgtggaaaaaaatgaaggctgaggaatgttacgtaacacagttaaaatgcaaaagttctctctggtgtaattcactgcataaaaccatggtattaagtgtggtgtcttcttcttaacactccctgacttttgtatccgtgaccatgagatagggtgggctgcttttcttccttcattttactagtgttcctccctttcctcccagccttggctggtggttcaggcagcatcaccttcttttaatggacccaggtgtcatttattttgaagtgcagaaaatgttctagcagaggtcttagacaatttctgaattacacagaactctgacttcttctgaagctgtgagaaattgttcatctgtaattgttgcattgatatttgttgatgtgtgtgtgccctccttgagcagtaaaggggagatcacatgcagagctgattttctgtagtttcttagtctaaataaaaataaaatattctcttcatatagtctggaagagccaattagttatttctagaaaaataaatagagccaatgaaggaaccagatgtcacagtaacacaggtcactgtctgtggtgctgggtgttgggctggcgctgaagaaataggataactggccaaagtgtccgtgtgcctccactgattacaggacattagttaacagtaattagcaatcacttatagttctcatttataatgatgtaaaattataaatatatatatatatccatccatccatccatccattttccaaactgcttatcctactgggtcgcgggggttcctgagcctatcccagttcccaatgggcacgaggcagggaacaacctaggatggggggccagcccatcgcaggtcacactcacataccattcactctcacatgcacacctatgggcaatttagtaactccaattagcctcagcatgtttttgattgtgggggtacaccggagtacccggaggaaaccccacgaggacacggggagaacatgcaaactccacacacatgtaatccaggcagagactcgaacctgggtcccagaggtgtgaggcaacagtgttaaccactgcaccaccatatatatatatatatgtaaatatatatatatatatatatatatatatatatatatatatatatatatatatatatatatatatatatatatatatatatatatattatggacaaaatataatcgtgatttaatgtatcccttctgctcttaaaaaagcgcaatatgtctgaatgacgaatatgtctattacgttttaataatcttgttaatatttgtttacctttttttctgtaatcactctatgttaaagcaatttttaaatctagctgtgaaattgatgatgctgttgttattctgactgtctgaacataagtgaggggatggatgcactattctatggaggcctctgaagagaataaattatcccaatattatattgggagagatgattaaatcagagctagataagattttaacaactctgagctattagttaagttcttcccaaatgagtttgatgggccgaaaggcctcctctaatttgtaaatttcttatgttctaagacatacagtactgtgtgaaagtcttaggcagtccaaagaaatgtttaaagctgtttatctgggtagcaagtgtactttgacttagaataaatgacacaatttaacattagaacatgtgcaaattaagagtaacacaataaaaactagtaataacttcttctgttttctaaagcgttactgatatctagttggatggctagatgaacaccgcttcagttcccaaacttctccccagcggcacctcagccgttccatgattttgttaaatttcaccaacagctcaattaaataattaattatactggtttaaaaagtcagtgacagattgactagctgtactgtatgaggtgtgctagtggccaagtcaaaaaatacatggctgcactggatggtcgttacaaatactaggatgattttagcagaggttctgaaatggctaagctgacacactttgacaggcataatgtagctgaagttcagcctgtagctgaagaccctgccccactgcagaagttcaagggaattctgcttttccttctccatcacttcctggatggcctctttcgaagacctcttcatgcacaccctagccagatgcactgagaggcttggctgtgtcttcttgcacacggggcagagcaggaaatgcctgctcgaagcactggggataaaataaaattaaaaaaagtcataaataaagattagatttgattcattacttttagttgaataaagaaacagtccagtcatcatcaacactgttcgtttcacagtggtttggataaataacatttgcatatcctgatggctcctagactgagtaaagtacataatcacagctattgaaacatgttaactaattacttacatttatattaaaat from Brienomyrus brachyistius isolate T26 chromosome 1, BBRACH_0.4, whole genome shotgun sequence includes:
- the LOC125747854 gene encoding uncharacterized protein LOC125747854 — translated: MTRNKRIAKAVSWSNDRYWATWDKWMEVIDWEDEEELCSPAESPSDQADRSIVSHTRKPIAKAVSWTDDVYWAAWDKWDEIICWGEEGECSPATPPINQPGRDKGLDMHGLEVFLLNERTVSIKPADDHQDRLKIGAVVVDLCQFELDGVNDKFEIVEIQIGEVKLEETAERGFNSEFELEIMDVEIEVVDSEFQLNALNWEIAGTKVDKLLVEHLNINNLEAGSVKVSTSNGNVVYVNGM